TCCGGCATCGCCGCGAAAAGCTTATGCAGGACCGCAGCGGCCGTGCCAACGCGCACTCCGCGACTAGTAATGTCATCGGCGGCAGGAGCAGTGAACGGATCAAAAGCCATTACAGCTGGTCCTTCCACGAGGCTGGTTTCTGTTCGATAGTTATCGGCGCGGAAGAATCGGAGTCGCCGCAGGCGCACTCCCCGCCACAACCGCATCCGGCCTGATAGCCGGCCTCTGCAAGGGCCTCCTGCCATTGCGTTAGGGCGCCGGAGGTAAGTTTTTGCACCCCGGTAAACCAATGGGTTGTGGCAGCCTCGGCTGCCTTGGCCAGCATCTGCGGGGCCCATGCAGCAACGTGTTCCAATGTGAAAGACGCTGCCAGATCGAGGGCGGCCTGCGCGCGTTCGGGCTGGTTCGCGTCCAGTTCGTCGAGGACGGCTAGGGTGGCCTTGGACAGGAAATCCAGTTCTAGGCCAATGTGGTCATCCGGGTCATGACCCAAGCGGGGAGCTTCGTAGCCCAGAGCCGCATAAAACTTCCTCACCTGCAATGTCTGTTCGTCGAAGACTAGGCCGTCAGTACCGCGGTGGACGGATTCGTAAGGGGCAACCTTGGCGCCGGCAGCGATGCCGTAAACCTCATTTTGATCCTGCCAGCGGGCATCTTCGTCCTCGTCCGTGCTGTGGGAAATTTCGCGGGCGCCCTCTTTGGTGTCTCCTTCTAGGGGCAAAGGCCACTGGCCGATCATGTTCCGCATAGAGGAGGCCGTGTCGTCCTTGGCGGGTTGCAGGTGCAAAGAGGCTAGCACGGCAAAAGCCGCACTGAAGGCATCAAGCTTATTCGCGTCGAGCATAGGATCCTATCGTTGGTACATAGCGGTCGACCCAGGTAACTGGCGGGGTGCCGCTGCTCCTGGGAAGCTGCATAGGTACCATGATAAGGGGTTATGCCCGACCAGTCTTTTAGCAGTCGGTGCTTTCGTCTGTGGCTGACAGATTTGGTTATCTTTGGGGTAGTTTCGAAGGTGTAGCTAGGAAGGGTAGGCATTTAAGATGCCTAGTAGGCTACCTATCTTGAGCCTCTCTGAACATGTCACTTGCGAAGACACGCATCGATTCCGAGTGGGGTTGGCCTGTGGGCAGCTCCCGCCAGGGTCGGATGAAGATGGCCTCTAGCGTAAGCGTCAGTGGATACGCCGAGGCGACGAGCAGCGCTTGGGCCAGGGGTGCTATAAGCGTGTTGGCGAGGGCGAAGCCTCCGAAGCAAGCAATCCCAATTCCCGCTAGAAAGCACCATTTTGTACCTAGTTCGCGGCGGTGCGCAATATAAATTAGTGTGGCTTCGACGAATTCTGTGGCGGCCATGATCGCTATGTAGGTTGCCCACAGTATCGCGAAGCTTATCTTGTGTGCGCCAAGAGTCATATTTATAGCAGTGATGATGAAGCCCGCAGGAAGCATGGCGAACAAGCCGAATACCACATGGGTTATCACGTAGTCAGAGAATTTTCGGTTAGGTTTTCTCAAAATATGTTTCTTTCGGGGGCGAAGCGGTTTTCTTAGTACCCCTCATCGGAGTCGGTATCGAAGTCTGACTGGAAGTGCTCGCGGGTCATTACTTTAGTTTCTTCCCACTTTTGGTGTACCTCAGTGCGGGATAGGTCCGTATCCCACGGCTTCATGGTAAGGATCTCAACTAGAGAAAGAACCGGATAAATGATCGCCATTACGGCTGTTGCGTTGATGTCCTTACTGGCGAACCACGCGATTATGAGGCTAATGGCCAGGGAAAACAAGACTGTTGCGAAATAATTCCACTTTGTTCCAGGTTGGGTACTGTGGTATCGCTGCTGCAACGTATAGAGCAAAATTGAGGCAAAGCTTTCGGTCGCGATGGCAATTATTATGTACCCAGGTACAAAGTTCTCTGCGGTAATCTTATGCGTACCTAAAATCAGATTTATTAGAGCGAAAACTGCCAACGCTGTAATTGTCTTTATTGCGCCTATAAATAGATGTCCGGCAAGGACGTGCTGGAACTCAATTTGGTCAGGATTCTGGTTCTTAAACATTGCTGCCTCGTTTTAAGAAAAACAAGCTTTCTTTACCGCATCTAATCCTAAGATGCCCTCAATAATACTTACCGCATCCTCACCTATCTCGGCTGCAGCGCTACCGCTAGCTATCGCATAATAGATTCCGCGCAAGCCGCCCCAGAGTGCTCTCGCTTTCTTCAACCAAGAAATTACTTTCGCGATTGGAATGCCATATTGGAGTACGGTAGCAGCTACCTGCGATGCGCAAAGGGCCCAGTTAGTCGCCGTAACGGCTCGGGAGATGCCAACAGTGTTCACTCCTTTAAGTGTTCACTCCTTTAAGCGCATTTCTCACAGCTGCCGCTACCTTAGGATTAGATGGGTTCCCGTTCTTTATGTCTTCAGGTAGCGAATCTAGTACGCTGATAATCCTATTTAAAATCTGGTCGGCTACCTGTGAAGTGGTTGTGACGGTAGTGGTCCTGGCCGGACTAGGCTCTGCCGAAGTTGCGTTAGAAGGTGCGGCGATAGAGAAGGGCACCGTTATTGCGAGTAAAGTTCCGATGCCTAAGCGGATCGATGGTCTCATATTCCTCTCCTTCGAGGTGTGAAAGTGCGCTTAGCCGCACACAATACGCATCATAGAGTAGCTGCGCAAGAAAAAGATATTTTTGAGTAGCTAGATTAAGGTGCCATTAAGGAATGTGAAAAATAGATTAACACACAAGATCGCTCTGACTCAGGTAAATATTCATATTTTTAATATTGGCCAATAAAATGACTAGGAAAATTAAATTTAAAACTTCTTGCCATTTGCTATTGCGCCGGAGCCGTAGGCCTTGCCGGCCTCTGCTTGTACATGTAAAAACCCGGGCCAGATGCGACTGCAACCGACCCGGGTAGGAGCTGTCGTTTGCTCGCTAGCCCATCGTGGTGTTGATGCCAGCACGGATTAGGCCTTCGTAGTGCAGGCCGCGACCCAAAAGCTCGGTGGCAATAGCCAGAATGAAAGCGACTGCCAGCAGGACGACTAGCAGGGTAGAAGGGCTAGTGGCCTTTTCTAGTTGCTTGCGCAGAACCAGCGCGATCAACAGTACGGCGAGCGCTAACGTAATCAGGCGAATTGCTAGGTACCCGTGGTCCATCATCGCGTGCGCTACTTGGCGTTCCACCTCGGAGCCAAGCCCTAGCCCAGTCATGTGGAACGGGTAGGCGACTAATAAAATAGCGCCAGCAATAGCGGCAATGGAAGCAGCCATGCGCAAGGACCGCTGGGTCAAAGACACCATCTCGATGGTCATACGCCCCTCAGGGAATAGCCCTCGGGAAATAAGGCCGGTTGCCTTGCGGAAGGTCGAAACGGAATCGCCCTTGCCGTCGGTAGTGCCAGTGGCCTTATATTCGCGCCACTGTTCCTTAGTGATCTTGCCCTTCGCTACGTCCTCTTCCTGGATCTGAGAACCGGAGACCAGGGGAGTGGGGTTGCCATCACGCTTATTCTGTACGCTCCAAGCAGCAAACAGAGCAACGGCCACTGCCAGCGCCCCAGTAAAGAACGCGGAGCAGAAGAAAGATACCCAGGTGAACCAAGAGTGCCAGGCGGGCACGGTTTCGGTGAAGTAGTAAACCCCGCACATGGATACCAGTAGGGCTAGCCCTGCTAG
The genomic region above belongs to Winkia neuii and contains:
- a CDS encoding TorD/DmsD family molecular chaperone, with translation MLDANKLDAFSAAFAVLASLHLQPAKDDTASSMRNMIGQWPLPLEGDTKEGAREISHSTDEDEDARWQDQNEVYGIAAGAKVAPYESVHRGTDGLVFDEQTLQVRKFYAALGYEAPRLGHDPDDHIGLELDFLSKATLAVLDELDANQPERAQAALDLAASFTLEHVAAWAPQMLAKAAEAATTHWFTGVQKLTSGALTQWQEALAEAGYQAGCGCGGECACGDSDSSAPITIEQKPASWKDQL
- a CDS encoding dimethyl sulfoxide reductase anchor subunit family protein, encoding MHIGELPMIIFTTVAQMSVGAFWILGIIQFIGRWTGMRHVTIDRITNAGMYAAGPLLVLGFFAAFFHLNDPMHSPYTLFNMGSSWLSRELISGVLYAALGALFAITQWFDLFSRKVRDVLAILTALAGLALLVSMCGVYYFTETVPAWHSWFTWVSFFCSAFFTGALAVAVALFAAWSVQNKRDGNPTPLVSGSQIQEEDVAKGKITKEQWREYKATGTTDGKGDSVSTFRKATGLISRGLFPEGRMTIEMVSLTQRSLRMAASIAAIAGAILLVAYPFHMTGLGLGSEVERQVAHAMMDHGYLAIRLITLALAVLLIALVLRKQLEKATSPSTLLVVLLAVAFILAIATELLGRGLHYEGLIRAGINTTMG